Proteins from a genomic interval of Polaribacter sejongensis:
- the neuC gene encoding UDP-N-acetylglucosamine 2-epimerase: MLIKKVVFLTGTRADFGKIKSLIESLEKHEKYTPYVFVTGMHLMQEYGYTVIEVERIGFKHIDTFENHTDETTMDLTLAKTIEGFSSYIKKIKPDLIVVHGDRVEALAGAIVGSLNNILVAHIEGGEVSGTIDELIRHSVSKMSHLHYVANDLAKKRLLQMGEAAASIFVIGSPDVDVMFSNNLPSLKEVKEYYEITFENYGVVMYHPVTTEINEMENYANQFVDALLMDDRNYVVIFPNNDLGSKEILNAYKRLNNNVRFRIFPSIRFEYFLKLLKRSDFIIGNSSAGIREAPYYGIPTINIGSRQEKRSLHKHIIHSDHQSESVFKAIQDAHILKVKESKPVFGFGNSAELFVNSLNDLTFNKDYVQKHFIDL; this comes from the coding sequence ATGTTGATTAAAAAAGTAGTGTTTTTAACAGGTACAAGAGCTGATTTTGGTAAAATAAAATCTTTGATTGAATCACTTGAAAAACATGAAAAATACACACCTTATGTCTTTGTAACAGGTATGCATTTAATGCAAGAATACGGTTATACAGTTATAGAGGTAGAACGAATTGGTTTTAAGCATATTGATACCTTTGAGAATCATACTGACGAAACGACTATGGATTTAACATTAGCAAAAACAATTGAAGGGTTTTCTAGTTATATAAAAAAAATAAAACCAGATTTAATAGTAGTTCATGGAGACAGAGTTGAAGCTTTAGCAGGAGCAATTGTTGGTAGCTTAAATAATATTTTAGTCGCTCATATAGAAGGTGGAGAGGTTTCAGGAACGATTGATGAATTGATTCGTCATTCAGTTTCTAAAATGAGTCATTTACATTATGTAGCAAACGATTTAGCAAAAAAACGTTTATTACAAATGGGGGAGGCAGCTGCTAGTATTTTTGTAATTGGTTCTCCAGATGTAGATGTTATGTTTTCAAATAATTTACCTTCGTTAAAAGAAGTAAAAGAGTATTATGAAATTACATTCGAGAATTATGGGGTAGTGATGTATCATCCTGTTACCACAGAAATAAATGAAATGGAAAATTATGCAAACCAATTTGTTGACGCTTTGTTAATGGATGATAGAAATTATGTGGTAATATTTCCTAATAATGATTTAGGTTCTAAAGAAATTTTAAATGCTTACAAACGCTTAAATAATAATGTTAGGTTTAGGATATTTCCGTCCATTAGATTTGAATATTTTTTAAAGTTGTTAAAAAGGAGTGATTTTATTATAGGGAATTCTAGTGCAGGAATTAGAGAAGCACCTTATTATGGAATACCAACCATAAATATTGGATCAAGACAGGAAAAAAGGTCTTTACACAAACATATAATTCATTCAGATCACCAAAGTGAGTCTGTATTTAAAGCAATTCAAGATGCTCATATTCTAAAAGTAAAAGAAAGTAAACCTGTTTTTGGGTTTGGAAATAGTGCTGAACTTTTTGTGAATTCCTTGAATGATTTAACATTCAATAAAGATTATGTACAAAAACATTTTATAGATTTATAA
- a CDS encoding glycosyltransferase family 2 protein, whose product MTKNKNPLVSIIIPSYNRVDLFGETLDSIILQSYTNWECIVVDDGSTDGTIVLLEKYRNKDSRIKIYNRPNNLLKGANSCRNYGFSKANGLYINWFDSDDIMYSQFLELKVKCFLKNEDVNCVISKIEFFKDSITNIVGQEKRTFNSVNLLEDFIRLKRSWYVCDPMWKKEHLKNKKLLSVVLLKGQDRDFHIRMLMDKDIKIHFLDEYLVSYRQHENTISNDFSKEVAFSIHNRLKERIVELKEYGISTDTLMFLYISLYKNYRYLKTNEFDILRVVLKKPLKHKLYFKWGVKFVAATISYKLIGKGDLLLK is encoded by the coding sequence ATGACTAAAAATAAGAACCCTTTAGTTTCTATTATAATCCCGAGCTATAATAGAGTGGATTTATTTGGTGAAACTTTAGATTCTATTATTTTACAAAGTTATACAAATTGGGAGTGTATAGTTGTTGATGACGGCAGTACAGATGGAACGATTGTTTTATTAGAAAAATATAGAAATAAAGACTCTAGAATAAAAATATATAACAGGCCTAATAATTTATTAAAAGGAGCGAATAGTTGTAGAAATTATGGTTTTTCTAAAGCAAATGGACTTTATATAAATTGGTTTGATAGTGATGATATCATGTATAGTCAATTTTTAGAATTGAAGGTAAAGTGTTTTTTAAAAAACGAAGATGTAAATTGTGTAATATCTAAAATTGAATTTTTTAAAGATAGTATTACCAATATAGTAGGGCAAGAAAAGAGAACATTTAATAGTGTTAATTTATTAGAAGATTTTATACGTTTGAAACGAAGTTGGTATGTCTGTGACCCAATGTGGAAAAAAGAACATCTTAAGAATAAAAAATTATTATCTGTAGTTTTATTAAAAGGTCAAGATAGAGATTTTCATATAAGAATGTTAATGGACAAAGATATCAAAATACATTTTTTAGATGAATATCTTGTTAGCTATAGGCAACACGAAAATACAATATCTAATGACTTCTCAAAAGAAGTAGCATTTAGTATTCACAATAGGTTAAAAGAAAGAATTGTAGAGTTAAAAGAGTATGGTATATCTACAGATACACTTATGTTTTTATATATTAGTTTATATAAAAATTATAGATACTTAAAAACTAATGAATTTGATATTTTAAGGGTTGTATTAAAAAAACCTTTAAAACACAAATTGTATTTTAAATGGGGGGTAAAATTTGTTGCAGCTACCATAAGTTATAAGTTAATAGGAAAAGGTGATTTATTGCTAAAATAA
- a CDS encoding N-acetylneuraminate synthase family protein has product MNNPYIEIAGRKIGPDFPPLVVAELGINHEGDLKVAFEMVDAAARAGVEVLKHQTHIVADEMSGAAKKVIPGNADVSIYEIMERCSLNEEEEIALKNYVESKGMIFISTPFSRAAANRLHKMDIAAYKIGSGECNNYPLLEHIASFGKPVILSTGMNTIESITKALAVFDAQNVPVAILHTTNLYPTPPELVRFGAMTEMHKAFPDRVFGLSDHTISNHACLGAVALGGSILERHFTDNMERRGPDIICSMDEIETKNLIKGAELMWKMRGGIKEPAKEEQVTIDFAFATICTIKPIKKGDVFTKENIWVKRPGTGEILAEHFNDVLGKVAKVAINDDEQLTWSLIK; this is encoded by the coding sequence GTGAATAATCCATATATAGAAATAGCAGGAAGAAAAATAGGACCTGATTTTCCACCATTAGTAGTAGCAGAATTAGGTATTAATCATGAAGGGGATTTAAAAGTTGCTTTTGAAATGGTAGATGCAGCAGCTAGAGCAGGTGTAGAAGTTTTAAAGCATCAAACACATATTGTAGCGGATGAGATGAGTGGAGCTGCAAAAAAAGTAATTCCAGGAAATGCAGACGTTTCTATTTATGAGATTATGGAGCGTTGCTCTTTGAATGAAGAAGAAGAAATAGCCCTTAAAAATTATGTAGAGAGTAAAGGAATGATTTTTATATCCACACCTTTTTCTAGAGCGGCAGCTAATCGTTTACATAAAATGGATATAGCTGCTTATAAAATAGGCTCTGGAGAATGTAATAATTATCCTTTATTAGAGCATATTGCTAGTTTTGGTAAACCTGTAATTTTAAGTACAGGGATGAATACTATTGAAAGTATCACAAAAGCATTAGCAGTTTTTGATGCACAAAATGTTCCTGTAGCTATTTTACATACTACAAACTTATATCCTACTCCGCCAGAATTAGTTCGTTTTGGAGCAATGACAGAAATGCATAAAGCTTTCCCTGATAGAGTTTTTGGTTTATCAGATCATACAATAAGCAATCATGCTTGTTTAGGAGCAGTGGCTTTAGGCGGTAGTATTTTAGAAAGACATTTTACGGACAATATGGAAAGAAGGGGGCCAGATATCATTTGTTCTATGGATGAAATTGAAACTAAAAACTTAATTAAAGGTGCTGAATTAATGTGGAAAATGCGTGGAGGAATTAAAGAACCAGCAAAAGAAGAACAAGTAACCATAGATTTTGCTTTTGCAACAATTTGTACGATTAAACCAATTAAGAAAGGAGATGTTTTTACCAAAGAAAATATTTGGGTAAAAAGACCTGGTACAGGTGAAATTTTAGCAGAACATTTTAATGATGTTTTAGGTAAAGTAGCCAAAGTAGCTATTAATGATGATGAACAATTAACTTGGAGTTTAATTAAATAA
- a CDS encoding cytidylyltransferase domain-containing protein, whose amino-acid sequence MKNIVIIPARGGSKRLVNKNILELEGIPLLVHSINYAKENSNLGIDIVVSTDDVEIKKIALENDVMVVDRPKEISGDYTTTVAVMKHVIDTLEIKYDHVILLQPTNPLRPKELLQNAFNSLINGNFDSLMTVSENKHKLGKIINNIFVPYNYQFGQRSQDLEALYYENGLLYITKTALILKEQILGEKNYPFIVEHPFAKIDIDTLEDFNLASFYYKTYKSE is encoded by the coding sequence ATGAAAAATATAGTTATTATTCCTGCAAGAGGTGGCTCTAAAAGGTTAGTGAATAAAAATATATTAGAATTAGAAGGGATTCCTTTATTAGTACATAGTATTAATTACGCTAAAGAAAATAGTAATTTAGGTATAGATATTGTTGTTTCTACAGATGATGTAGAGATAAAAAAAATAGCATTAGAAAATGATGTAATGGTTGTTGATAGACCTAAAGAAATTTCTGGAGATTATACGACAACGGTTGCTGTAATGAAACATGTTATAGATACTTTAGAAATAAAATATGATCATGTTATTTTACTACAACCAACAAACCCTTTAAGACCAAAAGAGTTATTGCAAAATGCTTTTAATTCTCTTATTAATGGAAATTTTGATAGTTTAATGACGGTTAGTGAAAATAAACATAAATTAGGTAAGATTATAAATAATATATTTGTGCCATATAATTATCAGTTTGGACAAAGAAGTCAAGATTTAGAAGCGTTGTATTATGAAAACGGGTTGTTATATATCACAAAAACAGCATTAATACTAAAAGAACAAATTTTAGGAGAAAAGAATTATCCTTTTATAGTAGAGCATCCTTTTGCAAAGATTGATATAGATACTTTAGAAGATTTTAATTTAGCTTCTTTTTATTATAAAACATATAAAAGTGAATAA